Genomic window (Alnus glutinosa chromosome 9, dhAlnGlut1.1, whole genome shotgun sequence):
ATGCAAAGTGCTCCCTTCACACGGATCGAATAATACTCCGACTTCGCTGGCAGGCTGGcaccaaagaattgtttgcacccaaggtGATTCGAATCTTAGACCTATAGTAGGGCCCTAAGGTTAATATACATTGCATAATAATTAGGGGacgttagagagagagaggacaccCAACAAAAAGTAACATTCATTCACAACAAAGATGAAGAGCCCTTTTCAGTTTATGATAATTTCCATAAAACAATTGACCTGGATAGGGGTGCAaccttttaaaatttgaagggaACATTACAATTTCGGTGGTAAATGTAATTTTCCCCAACAGTTTTTGCTGAAATATAAACATTTTTACATCTAAAATTAACTGTTAAgttattttttagtaaaaagtcaaatttaaacATCATATTTGTAATTCTCATGAAGATAAGATATGGTAGGATTGACAGTTCCCACctaaaatagaaatagaaatgaaaattgaaattttcatagGAATCTTAATTCTCATAGGAATTTCATCAAACGAATagccaaattttcaaaattttctaaaaaattgagTGGGGTAATTGCCCCCATTGGAGATCTTTAAGCCAGGAAGTAATAGGATCTGCTTTGATATGAACAACAAAAATTAGTAAATCCCAGATATAGTAACTCATTGGAAAATATAGTTGTGCATCTTCATCTGCCACTAATGCAAAGTAAGCTGCTTTCAATTTCTCCAGTCAGCCTCTGTAAACCACTAATCTAAGACCCTAACAGATCAAACAAATTGTCATCGTCATGTGATGCTTGTGTGTGCGTGTTAACACTGGTCCACACGCACACGCACAGGCCCCCCGTGCGCACAGATAGAAAGAGAGACCTTAGTATCTAAGGGAGACTAGCATTGATGTCAGGGAATGGTCTTTTGACTGGTATTTGATGCAATGGACATGGAGGAGGTGGGTCCATGTTTTGATTCAAATCAAAGAAACCAACTGCTCCTCCACGGACTGGTTCCGAGAATGTAGATGTCGGTGTAGCGCCACTATCATCACCATCAGTCATTTTAGAAATATGACTGGGAGCTCTTACCAAATCCGAAGCACTAGGAATACTGGCAGCCGCGGTGGACTCAGCTGAGCGCCTCCTTTTGAGTTCCTTACTGATGTTTTGCTTAAAACTAGAAACAGTGAGCTGATAAATCAAGAGAACCCAAAATAAGTCTGacagtaattatttttttgataggtaagcaaataaatatattaaaaaagcgtaaagcgcccctaagcatacaagaagtatacaaaagaaaccaaatacgagcaagcaaaaaaaaacaaaagagaaaacccaCAAATGGCCGAGAAACCAAGACCTAAAGCCCAATCGTTAAACCCGCCAAAAACACTCTAGACTACATTACATCAATAGTCCTTTTGCCTTTACTCCGACTAGAACGAACACCCCTAACGTTAAATTTAATCGAACATTCTAAGTTCTTAACCTCTCTACTTCTTTTAGTCTTAAGAACAGAAGCAGGATCCTCTTGGCACTGTAAGCGCTTGAAATTACCACAAGCACCATTTTTATCTTGGTAAAAACTTTTAGTTCCAActgtaaaaatgaaataaattgtTGGAATCTATTTTGGTGGTAACTCAATAAGGGATTTTGATCTTTCATTTGACTCTAATAAAGTGAACCTAACTGATCCACTTTTGTAGCCTTTTGGTCACTTAAAAGAATCACTTGAAGGAATGACTAATAGTGAACCATTAAGATCAGTATACGTAATTAAAAGTGGAAACATTAATATTCAGTAATTCCAAtcttaaaaatattagaaaagcAAGGCATTACTTCAATGGGTCCGCCCGCAATCAGTGCACTTGCGACACCACCACCAAAAACCTGGCCATTAGGTTTAGACATTAAGATACTTAAACTGCCATTTCTCCCACGTACACCGCCCGTTTCAGAAAATGTATATGATCCAGACAAGCTCAAAATCTCAAAGGGACCCTGCaagaaagaacaaacaaaaaccTTTAAATTTCTAATGTCTTATATATGAATTGGAACCTACAAATTCATTTTCCGCATGGCACCAAAGTGGGACCTAAAGgattcaaatattcaaaaatgatAGTTGTTAAACATATGAAATATCAATTCCCTTTTCcagatttttagtttttcaatcaTAACATGCATCCTTCAAAGCCGTGCCTGTTGGAGCATTTTCACCAACACAAAGGACCTTTTCATCCAGATGGTAACAGTGACACAATATTATTACAACTAAAATGATTGAAGGTAACGGCAGCACTAATGTGATAAACCCATAAGTTGAAACTTCATTGGACTAGGGAGTCTTGATAATTTATAGTAACCATGTTCTTGACAAATGTAGACAGCAACTGACAAACAATAAACTCAGACAACATGTACAAAAGACTTGACAAAGACATACCAATATCACAGTTTTCTCACAGCATGTTGGTAAAATGTCTAACCTGAAATATCAGATAGCAGAATGCAGTAATCATGTTGTCGACTGTATActtgttccttttctttttttccttgggTGGGGGGTTGAATGAATTGTGCTAACTGTATTCAAAATATTGTTCGTAACAAATTCTATATAACAATCTTTTTGTCCTGATGGCATCCCACTTTACCAATCATGGCTTTTATCAGGAACATGTCCCACAGAGACGATTTACCCAAAGATGCAGGTGGTATCATCTCGGAAGTACTCTTCcaaaagaaagggagagagaaataACTACATacaaaatgtgtgtgtgtgtgtgtgggtctatatatatatatatagagagagagagagagagagagagagagagagggagagatgtaTGTATCTGCATGTGTGCTGGTTGTGTGCATATTTATAAACGTACACGTGTATTTTTGTGTCTACACACTGACAAATAGTACAAACTCCTTAACTGCTATTTAGAAGCTTATAAAATTCTGCAAAAGTTAATTTCAGGGTCTTATAGACAAAACATtatcttgttctttttctttttccttttctttccttctttaaGAAAGAAGGGGTAGAGTGAGGGCAGACTTTACCATTTCTATCCAACATCACCAACAAATTACCGACATGAGAAATAGACTACGATACAGGATATTGTCTATAAAACTAGTAAAACGAAAAAAGGTAAGACATCTTTATGAAATGCATGAATTCCAAAATAACTAGCCATCCAACAAGtccaggaaaaagaaaaaaatgaggaaaaaaggaaagataaaagaAGATTCGAAAGTACATCATATTTCATACGACCACCGTAAGCAGGAGGATGGTGAATTATAACACTGGAGAGCACACCAGTAGCAGCAAGAATACAAACTACCCGAGGACCCTGAAAAAATGACGATATCTTACTAACGATATCCTGCAAATGACAACACATAATGTCTTAATGTACCATTAATAGAATAGACAATATGCCAAGTAAGAAACTATAATAGGAAATGACCAAGTAAATTCTCTCACATCCATCTAATATTACCTCACCAGTGTGTACAGTGAATAGATGAGGGGTGAAATCTCCTCCTGCTGTTTCTGCAGCAAAGTCACCTGCATAAAAATCCAtatgaaataaacaaataaacctatttgataaaaatgtatATTACCAAAGCAATTATACCTAAATTGATAAGTAAACATCAAGATAAAATCAAACTCATCTCTGTCTACAAGTTATTTTTAGACGCAAAATAACTGGTTACtgtgaaataaaaattttactttgttttgTTAAACTCGTAAACTGTTAAGTGGTTTAAGTAGGTTCTGTTTTAAACTATCTAAAAGATAGTTTACTGGGACAAACCCAATTCTGCTGAACCAGTTTCTAAGAATTTATGGGTGATTAAATAATCAATGTGTTATTAGATTAAGGTTTTCTGATCAGATAGATGCAAGATATGGTCAGATAGAATGTTTGTCTAAAATCAACAAGACTCTGACAAGCACTCACTTGATCTCTAAATTTGTGTACATCAACAATTCAAGCCAAAACTGTGACCCACTAGTAGAAATGGCAAAAGAAGTAGCCATTACTGCAATAATTGATAAAGATTCAAGGGACAAGTTCAGCTTTGCCCAGAGCCAGATGATTGCCAAGATCCATCTGAAAATCAATATGCTTCTTTTCTAGATTGGACAATCATTTATTGCCTGCTCATCATAAACAAAACAATGAtacaaaagcataaaaaatttcaattgagTCATAATGTCCCAGATCCTACGAGTCTAGCCTCTGAAATTGAACACTAATGAGAAAGCTAAAAGCCATTTTGCAACACCTTATGTTATAAGCCTTTAGTTATTGTTTAAGAAAAATGCTCTTAAGCTTTATCTACTCTTGGTCCAGTCTTGCCGATTGTTGTTCcatcactttcttttttcactCTCATGAGGGTGTTTCATCCAGATAAGCTGcacattttccttctctctaTTAACTGGAATTGCATACTTCCCTTGAAAAGCTATGATATTAGTTTCCCACCAGAATCATTTATCTCAATTTCTGATCTGGATCAACCATATTCTTTCTGAGAAACTCACTTAGAAATCAAAAAGTTTCTTAAGATTTATCCACTCTTGATTCAGTCTCAGCAACCACTGTtccatcacttttttttttttttttttttgctctcatCAGTTGAGATTCAAATTTTCCTTTGCTCTTTAACTGGAATATGCATGCGTCACTGGAAAAGTCGTGACATTAGTTTTCCTGCAAGATTTATCTTTAATTGTTTCCTCCAAACGTGGCGATTCTCTTCAAGACTAGCAATCCCTTTGAGCAGAGTAatttaaccaattttttttttcacctctTGCTGGAGATGAGCAATCTCAGAATCATTTTTCACAATTCCTGGTTTGGATCAATCATATTCAGCCTTATTCTGTCTCAGAAACTCAATTAGAACAGATTTCTTTCTAACAAAGGCACTTTGGCCTCTTTGAGTTGCTGCTTAGATGCTTCAAACGCTAAAGAGGGTCTGCAAAAATTTAGACCTTACGAAGAGAAGCAAGTTGACTGGATGGAGAATCAGCTGAGGATGTCAATTTGGAGACAACATTTAAAGCATGTGATGAGGGTCTAGCAGATCCGAGAAATTAAGCTGAAGTTTTTCTTTGAATACAACCTCGGCAACCTCAATCTCATCAATTGAAGGAGAGATGGCACATGAGAAACTTGACTCGACTTTCAAAGCTAATTTTCAATTCAAGATCAGGATGAAGTTTTTCTATTTCTTCTGCTAATACCAAGTTTTGAGAATGTGCCTCACCAGGGCTAACCCCACCTAACCCCAAGGTTTGAAGAGCTGATGCCTAAAActcaatgaataaaaaaaatgaaagcaaaaaGTTAATTTGACGGAAGGAAACCTTGTTGAGAAGACCACAGCAGATCAGTGGATTGAAGCAATTTGATTGAAGGAGGCAGTGAATCAAGGGGGCATGGAActcaaaactttaattaaaactaaCTCCATCTCCTTACGGTGAGGGGAATTTTCATTAGTATCATCTCCTTGATCAACTTGAGTTTCATTGAGAGTATTACTGGGAATAAGAAGTTGGAATGGAATAAcaattcctattcttttgtttggtggCAAGATAGGAATGACCAAATTTTTTAACTGGAATTGAATAATATTTTGcttaaatttcttaaaataccctagctttaaaaaagaagaatgatAGGAACCCACGATAATTTGAACAGAATTAAAGATATTTGATAGATAATGAACTCCTTTCGGGTAGGAGAGACCACAAATGAATCCACTTAGGGCTGGATACAAACCACAAATGACAAAATGCCAATACAATAATCAATAATCTATTCTCCACATTCTAGAACTCATCTTATACTAGAGCTACGTAACTGAGAATAAAACTACCCACTAACATGTTAAACTACCCACTAACATATTAAACTACCCATGCACATATTAAACTACCCGTGCACTAAATAACTACCCATGAATAACTGCAGCACACCACTACCCATGTCTAGATAGTCCTTCACGTGGCCATGAACTGCAGTTGTCCAACACCCACGTCTAGAGTCCTCCACGTTTCCATCAATTGCCCCGCCTGGAAGAagaaccttgtcctcaaggttcaTGTGGAGAAATTGATGAGAGGTTCAACCTCTTCAGCTCCGCGCTTACCACCCACAATTTTTGTGTCCCCATTTTCGAACTCCTCAAACCTTTCCTCCATTGCAGAAACCTCAATAGAGAGTGCTTGAGGTGTTTGGCAACGATGTCCCGGTGTGAATTTTTCATTGCAACCGAAACACAGGcccttctcccttcttttctgcATCTCTTCCCATGACAGTTTCTTGGCAGCACCCGATGAATATGGGCGTGTAGTATGTGTTGAGTAACCGGCTGAATTTGTCGACATAGTTGGCCCTTCACCGCTTGCAATCTTCCGGTCTCTAGAGAGATTATCATCTCTCATGCGTGCTAGCTCAATGGCGTCACGGAGGGTCTTCGGTTTGAACATTCGCACAGCAGATACAATATCCTGTTGCAGCCCTCCAAGGAATGTTCCCACGAGTGCCTTTTGTGGCCACCCATCCACCCGGTTTGCCAAACGCTCAAATTCTTGTTGATAATCCCGCAATGTCCCTTCTTGTTGGATTCTTGAAAGTGCCTCGTCATAATCTTCGACTTCGGTAGGACCGAATCGAATCAGCAACTCCCGTTCGAAGGCGTCCCATGTGATGGGTACTTGTTCTTCCTTGTACAACTTTTGAACCCATTGCCACCATTGATTGGCTTCACTTTCGAGATGAAAGGCTGCCAGGGATACCTTTTGCTCCTCCGGTATTTGCTTATAATTGAAGTACTGAACTACCCGGTTCAGCCACACGTT
Coding sequences:
- the LOC133878535 gene encoding AT-hook motif nuclear-localized protein 9-like encodes the protein MEDMTDAVVPEGVVGSGEGSSGPMGLEGRPRNDGVDGDRGPGLGAESAGPVVVVGSGEESSGPMGFEGAVKKRKGRPRQYEFYGDRVGLSSSMPESLPKRGPGRPPGPGRRQFLASMGDFAAETAGGDFTPHLFTVHTGEDIVSKISSFFQGPRVVCILAATGVLSSVIIHHPPAYGGRMKYDGPFEILSLSGSYTFSETGGVRGRNGSLSILMSKPNGQVFGGGVASALIAGGPIELTVSSFKQNISKELKRRRSAESTAAASIPSASDLVRAPSHISKMTDGDDSGATPTSTFSEPVRGGAVGFFDLNQNMDPPPPCPLHQIPVKRPFPDINASLP